A single genomic interval of Flavihumibacter rivuli harbors:
- a CDS encoding PepSY-like domain-containing protein encodes MKRFFFIGCLLMLVVWGYSQVVKVPDNARKDFANRYKSAKSIDWSNKVTNYQCNFMEGSIACTAFYNLDGYWSYTEKKITDEMIPQKTADSFSKSKYRDWESKSKVFIENNNGQKMYRFEVKKGIEKKYIFIDEDGKTIKETSSI; translated from the coding sequence ATGAAAAGGTTCTTCTTTATCGGATGCCTGCTGATGCTCGTTGTTTGGGGATACTCCCAGGTTGTGAAAGTACCAGACAATGCCAGGAAGGATTTTGCAAACAGGTATAAATCCGCCAAGAGTATAGACTGGTCGAATAAGGTAACCAATTACCAATGCAATTTCATGGAAGGCAGCATTGCTTGTACTGCATTTTACAATTTAGATGGCTACTGGTCTTATACAGAGAAAAAGATCACCGATGAAATGATACCCCAAAAAACGGCGGATAGTTTTTCAAAAAGTAAGTACCGAGACTGGGAAAGCAAGTCGAAAGTATTCATTGAAAACAATAATGGCCAGAAAATGTATCGTTTTGAGGTAAAGAAAGGGATTGAGAAAAAATACATTTTCATAGACGAGGATGGCAAGACCATAAAGGAAACTAGTTCTATCTAA